From the Micromonospora sediminicola genome, one window contains:
- a CDS encoding zinc finger domain-containing protein → MREVAASAARHQDRDLYRSLVKIGRAALAQGAELVPSCGLFLPCPVCDSLPGERCINVPGQPLDDATLHPQRVQMAERALRGEVPLPSPLG, encoded by the coding sequence ATGCGGGAGGTGGCTGCCAGTGCCGCCCGACACCAGGACCGCGATCTCTACCGGTCTCTCGTCAAGATCGGTCGGGCGGCGCTGGCCCAGGGCGCGGAACTCGTCCCGTCCTGCGGCCTGTTCCTACCGTGTCCGGTCTGCGACTCCCTGCCCGGCGAACGGTGCATCAACGTGCCCGGTCAGCCGCTGGACGACGCCACCCTTCACCCCCAGCGCGTCCAGATGGCGGAGCGGGCGCTGCGGGGAGAGGTGCCGCTGCCCTCGCCCCTCGGCTGA
- a CDS encoding HAD family hydrolase, which yields MASKPVTTVLFDFAWTLFARDPDRWVGSAAALIGREVAAGDAQRITADFAEMLRATAADPAHVARDLDPQVWDRAILAVLQQIRGVDLPFARALHETHAEALEPYADTSSTLAALSARGIRLGVVSNTGWDIRECFARHGLDRYIDAYVLSYEVGFIKPDVQIWRTALDALGAQPDRTLMVGDHPSGDGGSVAAGIPALVLPMTSSPAQLRGFHHVLTLAGM from the coding sequence GTGGCTTCGAAACCCGTGACGACCGTCCTGTTCGACTTCGCGTGGACCCTGTTCGCCAGAGACCCGGACCGCTGGGTCGGCAGCGCCGCGGCACTGATCGGCCGGGAGGTGGCCGCCGGTGACGCTCAGCGCATCACCGCGGATTTCGCCGAGATGTTGCGGGCAACGGCTGCGGACCCCGCTCATGTTGCCCGCGACCTGGACCCGCAGGTGTGGGACCGGGCGATTCTGGCCGTCCTGCAGCAGATCCGTGGGGTGGACCTGCCGTTCGCGCGAGCCCTGCACGAAACGCACGCCGAAGCACTCGAGCCGTACGCGGACACGTCCTCCACTCTCGCTGCCCTCAGCGCCCGCGGTATTCGTCTTGGCGTGGTGAGCAACACCGGCTGGGACATTCGCGAATGCTTTGCCCGGCACGGACTGGACCGCTACATCGACGCATACGTGCTTTCCTACGAGGTCGGCTTCATCAAGCCCGACGTGCAGATCTGGCGCACCGCACTCGACGCCCTGGGGGCACAGCCGGATCGGACGCTGATGGTCGGCGACCATCCCAGCGGCGACGGTGGTTCCGTGGCCGCCGGCATACCGGCCCTGGTGCTACCGATGACGAGTTCGCCGGCCCAGCTTCGCGGATTCCACCACGTGCTGACGTTGGCCGGCATGTGA
- a CDS encoding GNAT family N-acetyltransferase, translating into MTVTVAAMDDTHADAVLEIYRLGIAEGDATFETEPPDWSRFTATRLPGHRWVALDPAGQVLGWVACSAVSDRCVYAGVVEHSVYVHPGARGRGVGRALLDALAASTEAAGIWTIQSGVFPENTASLALHERCGFRVVGTRQRIGRHHGVWRDVTLIERRSPRID; encoded by the coding sequence ATGACCGTCACCGTCGCCGCGATGGACGACACGCACGCCGACGCCGTGCTGGAGATCTACCGCCTCGGCATCGCCGAGGGGGACGCCACGTTCGAGACCGAGCCGCCCGACTGGTCCCGGTTCACCGCCACCCGGCTGCCCGGGCACCGGTGGGTGGCGCTCGACCCGGCCGGGCAGGTGCTCGGCTGGGTGGCCTGCTCGGCGGTCTCGGACCGCTGCGTCTACGCCGGCGTGGTCGAGCACTCCGTCTACGTGCACCCCGGGGCGCGGGGGCGGGGCGTCGGCCGGGCCCTGCTGGACGCGTTGGCGGCCTCCACCGAGGCGGCCGGCATCTGGACCATCCAGTCCGGTGTGTTCCCGGAGAACACCGCGAGCCTCGCCCTGCACGAGCGCTGCGGGTTCCGGGTGGTCGGCACCCGGCAGCGGATCGGCCGGCACCACGGCGTGTGGCGGGACGTCACGCTGATCGAACGGCGCAGCCCGCGGATCGACTGA
- a CDS encoding class I SAM-dependent methyltransferase: protein MSVFDDPGLFGRLWAATYDGPGNPDPAPAVDFLAPLADGGPVLELAVGTGRVALPLAARGLTVEGVEASPEMVAQLRAKPGGEHMPVTIGDMADVPVAGPYRLVFLVFNTLFNLVDAERQAACFRNVARVLTPGGAFVVETYVPDPADFDRDEQVQVREVTEDSATIRLHRYDRAAQTFVRQTVTFDADGVHLRPFAMRYAWPEQIDEMAERAGLRLAERYADWDRTPFDADSRAHISVYRNR from the coding sequence ATGTCCGTCTTCGACGATCCCGGCCTGTTCGGCCGGCTCTGGGCCGCCACCTACGACGGCCCGGGCAATCCCGACCCCGCTCCCGCTGTCGACTTCCTCGCCCCGCTGGCCGACGGCGGCCCGGTGCTCGAACTGGCCGTCGGCACCGGCCGGGTGGCGCTGCCGCTGGCCGCCCGCGGCCTCACCGTGGAGGGCGTCGAGGCGTCCCCGGAGATGGTGGCGCAGCTGCGCGCCAAGCCGGGCGGCGAGCACATGCCGGTCACCATCGGCGACATGGCGGACGTCCCGGTGGCCGGGCCGTACCGTCTGGTCTTCCTGGTGTTCAACACGCTGTTCAACCTGGTCGACGCCGAGCGCCAGGCGGCCTGCTTCCGCAACGTCGCCCGGGTGCTGACCCCCGGCGGGGCGTTCGTGGTCGAGACCTACGTGCCCGACCCGGCCGACTTCGACCGGGACGAGCAGGTCCAGGTCCGGGAGGTGACCGAGGACTCGGCCACCATCCGACTGCACCGGTACGACCGGGCGGCGCAGACGTTCGTGCGGCAGACCGTCACGTTCGACGCCGACGGTGTGCACCTCAGGCCGTTCGCCATGCGCTACGCCTGGCCGGAGCAGATCGACGAGATGGCGGAACGCGCCGGGCTGCGCCTCGCCGAGCGGTACGCGGACTGGGACCGGACCCCGTTCGACGCCGACAGCCGGGCGCACATCTCGGTCTACCGGAACCGGTAG
- a CDS encoding SanA/YdcF family protein translates to MGGRVARWRAWWATDRRVVRLIRRLLLVGAAGAVLSAAVTAGSVVWVRDGAEGHVFTAADVPEAPVALVLGAKVEPDGTPSPFLAGRLEIARQLFAAGKVRVVLVSGDHMNWDYDEPDAMRRWLVERGVPADRVVLDHAGFDTYDSCARARRVFGVRQATVVTQSFHLPRAVTLCRRLGIDTNGVGDDTARRYADQWRISTTREYGAAVKAAADVLSGRDPVHLGRRETAVDDALRAG, encoded by the coding sequence ATGGGGGGACGAGTCGCGCGGTGGCGCGCCTGGTGGGCCACCGACCGGCGGGTCGTACGCCTGATCCGCCGGCTCCTCCTGGTCGGCGCCGCCGGCGCGGTGCTGTCGGCCGCCGTGACCGCCGGCAGCGTGGTCTGGGTCCGCGACGGCGCCGAGGGGCACGTGTTCACCGCCGCCGACGTGCCGGAGGCGCCGGTGGCGCTGGTGCTCGGCGCGAAGGTCGAGCCCGACGGGACGCCGTCGCCGTTCCTGGCCGGCCGGTTGGAGATCGCGCGGCAACTCTTCGCGGCCGGCAAGGTCCGGGTGGTGCTGGTCTCCGGCGACCACATGAACTGGGACTACGACGAGCCGGACGCGATGCGGCGCTGGCTGGTCGAGCGCGGTGTGCCGGCGGACAGGGTGGTGCTGGACCACGCCGGTTTCGACACCTACGACTCGTGCGCCCGGGCCCGACGCGTCTTCGGGGTGCGGCAGGCCACCGTGGTCACCCAGTCGTTCCACCTGCCCCGCGCGGTGACGCTCTGCCGGCGCCTCGGCATCGACACCAACGGCGTCGGCGACGACACCGCCCGCCGGTACGCCGACCAGTGGCGGATCAGCACGACCCGGGAGTACGGCGCCGCCGTGAAGGCCGCGGCGGACGTGCTCTCCGGCCGCGACCCGGTGCACCTGGGTCGCCGGGAGACCGCTGTCGACGACGCCCTGCGGGCCGGCTGA
- a CDS encoding PH domain-containing protein has translation MSGPTYDRKEQFQQIQSGLLPGEQIIAVYDAIGTGTGFIGLTDRRVIIQDRSFVGKRYAITSIPYSKITSVSVVSNKHWGGSFFSTGAIAVHVGTHTYEVEFRGSEKSHHVHNVILHHIS, from the coding sequence ATGTCTGGCCCGACGTACGACCGCAAGGAACAGTTCCAGCAGATCCAGAGCGGGCTGCTGCCCGGTGAGCAGATCATCGCCGTCTACGACGCGATCGGCACCGGCACCGGCTTCATCGGCCTGACCGACCGGCGGGTGATCATCCAGGACCGCTCCTTCGTCGGCAAGCGGTACGCCATCACCAGCATCCCCTACTCGAAGATCACCAGCGTGAGCGTGGTGAGCAACAAGCACTGGGGCGGCTCGTTCTTCTCCACCGGCGCGATCGCCGTGCACGTCGGCACGCACACCTACGAGGTCGAGTTCCGTGGCTCGGAGAAGAGCCACCACGTACACAACGTGATCCTGCACCACATCTCCTGA
- a CDS encoding 4a-hydroxytetrahydrobiopterin dehydratase — protein MRVLFSGRAKHDYLSDALALLSGWTREGEQIRRTLVLDDTQHAALTERVAVVADALRLRPEISRRADRTQIKVGHGDDEPLTEGEVLLAARIEDAVRAVTER, from the coding sequence ATGCGCGTGCTGTTCAGCGGCCGGGCGAAGCACGACTACCTCAGCGACGCGCTCGCCCTGCTGTCCGGATGGACCCGGGAGGGCGAGCAGATCCGCCGCACGCTCGTCCTCGACGACACCCAGCACGCCGCGCTCACCGAGCGGGTGGCAGTGGTGGCCGACGCGTTGCGGCTGCGCCCCGAGATCAGCCGCCGGGCCGACCGCACCCAGATCAAGGTGGGGCACGGCGACGACGAACCACTCACCGAGGGTGAGGTCCTGCTGGCCGCGCGCATCGAGGACGCCGTCCGGGCGGTCACCGAGCGCTGA